From the genome of Phyllostomus discolor isolate MPI-MPIP mPhyDis1 chromosome 12, mPhyDis1.pri.v3, whole genome shotgun sequence, one region includes:
- the LOC114510678 gene encoding leukocyte immunoglobulin-like receptor subfamily A member 6 isoform X1, with translation MPHTLSALLCLGLSMGLRTPVQAGTLPKPTLWAEPSSVIHWGSSVTIWCQGILEAKEYHLDKEGISTHWDKQKPVDPGDKAKFSITQMIEHTAGRYQCSYLSATGWSERSDPLELVVTGFYSKPILSALPSPIVTSGESVIFKCRSEEGYGKFVLTKEGEDRLSWTLDSQRHSSGQFQALFSVGPVTPTHRWTFRCYGSNRNRPQVWSPPSDALELLVSGGSGKPSLLTQQGPIVASGQNLTLQCHSDFGYDRFVLSKEGGQDLPQSPVLQLQAVLSQGDFPLDTGTSSHGGQYRCYGGYSLSSEWSAPSDPLDILVAGWLPDTPSLSVQPGPTVASGEKVTLLCQSQSLRDTFLLTKEGAADLPLRLRSQSGAQQHQAEFSLGPVTSAQGGTYRCYSANHNSPYLLSHPSEPLELLISASQPQDYTVENHICMAMALLVLMVLGVLLFQARDSKRMAQAAVRT, from the exons GGACCCTCCCCAAACCTACCCTCTGGGCTGAGCCAAGTTCTGTAATCCACTGGGGGAGCTCAGTAACCATTTGGTGTCAGGGGATCCTGGAGGCTAAGGAGTACCATCTGGATAAAGAGGGGATCTCAACACACTGGGACAAACAGAAGCCAGTGGATCCCGGGGACAAGGCCAAGTTCTCCATCACACAGATGATAGAGCACACAGCAGGGAGATATCAGTGTTCCTATCTCAGCGCCACTGGCTGGTCAGAGCGcagtgaccccctggagctgGTTGTGACAG GATTCTACAGCAAACCCATCCTCTCAGCCTTGCCCAGCCCTATTGTGACTTCAGGAGAGAGTGTGATTTTCAAGTGCCGCTCAGAGGAGGGATACGGCAAGTTTGTTCTGActaaggaaggagaagacaggcTGTCCTGGACCCTGGACTCACAGCGACACTCCAGTGGGCAGTTCCAGGCCCTGTTCTCTGTGGGCCCTGTGACACCCACCCATAGGTGGACATTCAGATGTTATGGCTCTAACAGGAATAGACCCCAGGTGTGGTCACCACCCAGTGATGccctggagctcctggtctcAG GTGGCTCAGGGaagccctccctcctcacccagcAGGGACCCATTGTGGCCTCTGGACAGAACCTGACCCTCCAGTGTCACTCTGACTTCGGCTATGACAGATTTGTTCTGTCCAAGGAAGGGGGACAGGACCTCCCCCAGAGCCCTGTCCTGCAGCTCCAGGCTGTGCTCTCTCAGGGTGACTTCCCCCTGGACACTGGGACCAGCTCCCACGGGGGCCAGTACAGGTGCTATGGTGGATACAGCCTGTCCTCTGAGTGGTCGGcccccagtgaccccctggaCATCCTGGTGGCAG GATGGCTCCCTGACACACCCTCCCTCTCAGTGCAGCCAGGCCCCACAGTGGCCTCAGGAGAGAAGGTGACCCTGCTGTGTCAGTCACAGAGCCTGAGGGACACTTTCCTTCTGACCAAAGAGGGGGCAGCCGATCTCCCCCTGCGTCTGAGATCACAGTCTGGAGCTCAGCAGCACCAGGCAGAGTTCTCCCTGGGCCCTGTGACCTCAGCCCAGGGGGGTACCTACAGGTGTTACAGTGCAAACCACAACAGCCCCTACCTGCTGTCACATCCCAGTGAGCCCCTGGAGCTCCTGATCTCAG CCTCCCAACCCCAAGACTACACAGTGGAGAATCACATCTGCATGGCCATGGCTCTGCTGGTCCTCATGGTCCTTGGGGTGCTGCTGTTTCAGGCTCGAGACAGCAAGAGAATGGCCCAGGCTGCAGTCAGGACATGA
- the LOC114510678 gene encoding leukocyte immunoglobulin-like receptor subfamily A member 6 isoform X2 yields MPHTLSALLCLGLSMGLRTPVQAGTLPKPTLWAEPSSVIHWGSSVTIWCQGILEAKEYHLDKEGISTHWDKQKPVDPGDKAKFSITQMIEHTAGRYQCSYLSATGWSERSDPLELVVTGFYSKPILSALPSPIVTSGESVIFKCRSEEGYGKFVLTKEGEDRLSWTLDSQRHSSGQFQALFSVGPVTPTHRWTFRCYGSNRNRPQVWSPPSDALELLVSGGSGKPSLLTQQGPIVASGQNLTLQCHSDFGYDRFVLSKEGGQDLPQSPVLQLQAVLSQGDFPLDTGTSSHGGQYRCYGGYSLSSEWSAPSDPLDILVAARPHSGLRREGDPAVSVTEPEGHFPSDQRGGSRSPPASEITVWSSAAPGRVLPGPCDLSPGGYLQVLQCKPQQPLPAVTSQ; encoded by the exons GGACCCTCCCCAAACCTACCCTCTGGGCTGAGCCAAGTTCTGTAATCCACTGGGGGAGCTCAGTAACCATTTGGTGTCAGGGGATCCTGGAGGCTAAGGAGTACCATCTGGATAAAGAGGGGATCTCAACACACTGGGACAAACAGAAGCCAGTGGATCCCGGGGACAAGGCCAAGTTCTCCATCACACAGATGATAGAGCACACAGCAGGGAGATATCAGTGTTCCTATCTCAGCGCCACTGGCTGGTCAGAGCGcagtgaccccctggagctgGTTGTGACAG GATTCTACAGCAAACCCATCCTCTCAGCCTTGCCCAGCCCTATTGTGACTTCAGGAGAGAGTGTGATTTTCAAGTGCCGCTCAGAGGAGGGATACGGCAAGTTTGTTCTGActaaggaaggagaagacaggcTGTCCTGGACCCTGGACTCACAGCGACACTCCAGTGGGCAGTTCCAGGCCCTGTTCTCTGTGGGCCCTGTGACACCCACCCATAGGTGGACATTCAGATGTTATGGCTCTAACAGGAATAGACCCCAGGTGTGGTCACCACCCAGTGATGccctggagctcctggtctcAG GTGGCTCAGGGaagccctccctcctcacccagcAGGGACCCATTGTGGCCTCTGGACAGAACCTGACCCTCCAGTGTCACTCTGACTTCGGCTATGACAGATTTGTTCTGTCCAAGGAAGGGGGACAGGACCTCCCCCAGAGCCCTGTCCTGCAGCTCCAGGCTGTGCTCTCTCAGGGTGACTTCCCCCTGGACACTGGGACCAGCTCCCACGGGGGCCAGTACAGGTGCTATGGTGGATACAGCCTGTCCTCTGAGTGGTCGGcccccagtgaccccctggaCATCCTGGTGGCAG CCAGGCCCCACAGTGGCCTCAGGAGAGAAGGTGACCCTGCTGTGTCAGTCACAGAGCCTGAGGGACACTTTCCTTCTGACCAAAGAGGGGGCAGCCGATCTCCCCCTGCGTCTGAGATCACAGTCTGGAGCTCAGCAGCACCAGGCAGAGTTCTCCCTGGGCCCTGTGACCTCAGCCCAGGGGGGTACCTACAGGTGTTACAGTGCAAACCACAACAGCCCCTACCTGCTGTCACATCCCAGTGA